In Microbacterium terrisoli, the genomic stretch ACTGGTCACGTCCTGCACCGACCGAGACAGGTCGTAGCCCCACTCGGCGGCGGCCGTCGCCTCGATGCCGAACCCCAGGAAGCCCAGGCCGGCAAGGGTGAGCACGGCCTCGGACGCGTTCAGCGTGACCACGACCGGCACCGACCGCATCGAGTTGCGCAGCACATGGCGCACGAGGATGCGCAAGGTCGGCACGCCGATCACCTTCGCCGATTCGACGAACGGCTCGGACTTGACCCGCAGCACCTCGCTGCGCACGACCCGGAAGTACTGCGGCACGAACACCACGGTGATCGAGATCGCGGCGGCCAGTATGCCGCCCCAGAGCTTCGACTGACCGTGGCTGATCACGATCGCCATCACGATCGCCAACAGCAGCGACGGGAACGCGTAGATCGCGTCGGCGACCACCACGAGCAGCCGGTCCACCCAGCCGCCGAAGTAGCCCGAGAGCAGTCCGACGAAGATGCCGATGAAGATCGAGAACAGGATCGCGCACAAGATCACCAGCAGGGCGGTCTGGGCTCCCCAGATCGTGCGCGAGAGCACGTCGAAGCCACTGACGGTCGTGCCCAGAAGGTTCGTGGCGTTCGGGGCCTGCAGTGTGCCGAAGTCGTGTCCGTCGACGGTGCGCTGGGCGAATCCGTACGGTGCGATCAGCGGGGCGAACGCCGCGACGATCACGAACACCCCGGTCAGCACCAGGCCGACGACGAACATCGCGCGCTGCCAGCCGACACTGTGCTTGAGGTGCGAGATGACCGGGATGCGGTCACTCCACGGCGGACGGCCGGGCAGGGTGGAGGCGGGCATGACGCCCGTGGGCATCGGGTCCAGCACGCCGGTGGGTGTGGGGTCCTGTGCAGTGCTCATCTCAGTACCTCACTCGCGGGTCGATCAGCACGGCCAGCACATCGACGACGAAGTTCGCGACGGCCACGACCACGGCGATCATGATGACGATGCCCTGCACCGCCACGAAATCTCGTGACCCGAGGTATTGCGCCAACATGAAGCCGAGCCCCTTCCACTCGAACGAGGTCTCGGTCAGCACCGCGCCTGCCAGCAGAGCCGCGATCTGCAACCCCATGAGTGTCACGACGGGAATGAGGGCCGGCCGGTACGCGTGCTTGGTGACCAGGCGGTATTCGCCGACGCCGCGCGAGCGTGCCGAGGTCACGTACTGCGCTCCGAGGGTGCCGATCACGTTGATGCGCACGAGACGCAAGAAGATGCCGGCGGTCAGGATGCCGAGGGCGAGGCCGGGAAGGACCGCATGCCACAGCACATCCCAGACCGCATCGGGATTGCCGGTGCGGAACGCGTCTATCAGGTATATGCCGCTGGGATTGTTCAGTGCCTGCAGCTGCAGTTCGACACGCGTGGAGGCGCGGCCCGACACCGGCATGATGTCGAACTGCACCGCGAACACCAGCTTCAGCAGGATCGCTATGAAGAACACCGGCGTCGCGTAGCCGAGGATCGCCAGCACGCGCAGCAGCGCATCCTGCCAGCGGTCGCGCTTGTAGGCGGCGATGAGGCCGAACGGGATGCCGAGCAGGAACGCGACGATCAGGGCGTAGAACGCGAGCTCGAGCGTGGCGGCACCGTAGGTGAGCAGGATCTGGGTCACCGGCTGGTGGTCGGTGAGGGTCGTGCCGAAGTCACCGCGGAACACCCCGGAGAGGTAATCGAAGTACTGGACCAGCAGCGGGCGGTCATACCCGGCCTCGTGGATGCGCTGTGCGAGCTGATCGGGCGTGAGGCGACCGCCCAGCGCGGCAGTGATCGGGTCGCCGGTGAGCCGCATCAGGAAGAACACGACGGTGACCAGGATGAACACCGTCGGGATGATCAGCAGCAGTCGGACGAGGATGAACCGCCACATTCCGCCGCTGGAGGCGTGCACGGGTTTTGCTGCGAGGTCGGCGTCTTCGACGACGGTGGTCATGTGTGAACCTTACTGGCACGGCTCGACCCGGCCTCCGGCGCGCCGGTGACCGGGTCGAACACGACGGACTTACTTGTGCAGCGGCGCGTAACGGAACTTGAACGAACCGTCCAGCGTGGTGCCCTGCACGTCCTTGCCGACGACAGCCACCTGCAGACCCTGCAGGTACGGCAGAGTCGAGAGGTCCTTGGCGACCAGGTCCTGGACCTGACCGATCTCCTCTGCACGCGCAGTGGCGTCAGGGTTGGTCTCCTCCTTGGCGATCAGCGCCTGGACGTCCTTGTTGTCGTAGTGGTTGCCCAGGAAGTTGTCCTTCGAGAAGAAGGGTGCGAGGTAGTTGCCCGCGTCAGAGTAGTCCGGGAACCAGCCGAGCTGGTACATGGGGTACACGTCGGCGACGCGATCCTTGGAGTACTGCACCCATTCGGTCTGCGCCAGGTTGACCTTGAACAGGCCGCCGTTCTCGAGCTGCGTCTTCATCGCGGCGTACTCGTCACCCGACGACGGACCGTAGTGGTCGCCGTTGTACTGCAGGTTCAGAGTGACCGGGGTCTTCACGCCCGCCGCCTGCAGCGTCTGGGTGGCCTTGTCGAGGCTCGGACCGCCGTTGCCGTCGCCGTACAGGCCCTTCAGTGCCTCGTTCGCGCCGGTCATGCCCTGCGCGACGTAGGAGTAAAGCGGGGTGTAGGTGTCTTTGTAGACATCCTTCGACAGCTTGTCCCGGTCGATCAGGTCGGCCATCGCCTGGCGGACCGCCAGCGCCTTGGCCGGATCTGCGTCGGCCGTCTTGGCGCCGAAGGGCATCGTGTTGAAGTTGAACACGATGTAGCGGATCTCGCCGCCGGGGCCGTCGACGACCTTGACCTTGTCGTTGTTGGCCTTCAGATCTGCGATGTCTGTGGGCGAGAGGCTGCGGTAGGCCACGTCGATGTCACCGTTGCCGATCGCAAGCTTCAGGTTCGAGGCATCCGCGTAGTACTTGGTGGTGACCCCGGCGTTCTCAGCCTTGCCCAGCAGGCCCTGGTAGTCCTTGTTGGGCTTGAAGTCGACGAGCTCGTTGATCTTGTACGAGTCGATCGTGTACTGACCGGCGAACGCGTCGCCCTTGACGATGTCGGCGTCAGGGGTGACCTTGTCAGCCGAGAAGACCTGTTCGTCGACGATCGGTGCGGCGGGGCTGGACAGGATCTGCGGCCACGTCTGGTCGTTGGCGGCCTTCAGGTGGAATACGACAGTGGTGTCGTCGGGGGTGTCGATGCTCGCGAGGTTGCCCAGCAGGGTCGCCGGGCCGCTCGGGTCGTTGATCTTCACGACACGATCGAACGAGAACTTCACGTCGGACGAGGTGAGGTCGTTGCCGTTGGCGAACTTCAGGCCGGGCTTGAGCTTGACCGTGTACTCGGTCGGGGTGGTGAACTCGGCCGAGGTGGCGATGTCGGGGGAGACGTCGGCCGTTCCGTACTTGCTGTTCATCAGGAACGGGTAGATCTGGTTCATGACGGCGAACGACCCGTTGTCGTATGAGCCGGCCGGGTCGATCGAGGTGATCTTGTCGGTCGTGCCCACCAGAAGGGCTGCGCCCGCATTCCCGTCGTTGCCATCGTTGCCGCTGTTGCCGCCGCCACCGGCGCAGCCGGCCAGGACGATGGCCGACGCCGAAACGGCACCGAGCGCAGCAAGGATGCGCGCCCGCTTGGATGTCTGCAGTGACATGTACGTACCTCTTGTGTGGTCGGGTCCGACCATCACCGACGCGCCGCCGCCTGAACCACCGGGCACGCGCACCGCCGTCGTGACGGTCTTCCATTTGCTGTGCGTCGGGGTACCCGACGTGCCCTCAGCTTACACTAATATCGCACTGTGACCTAGAAGTAGTGTGCTACATAGCAGTGCCCGGAGAGCAGATTGCCCAGTTTTCCCGTTTCACCTGGTGTTCTCAGCGTTCCCGCTTCGACGCCCACTCCTGGCTCTCGGCAGATCCTTATCTTTTTCTTTAGTTCCTTCCGGTTTAGTGCAATGCTACTGACGTTGCCGGAGTCACCGATGATCTCCCCACCGCCGCCCGTCAGCTGTTGACAACGCGATGGTGTGCAACATCACACTGAAGCGAAGGAGAGAGCCTTGGCATCCTCACCGACCGACCGCATCCCGCGGTCGCGCAGGCGCCGAGTGGCGACGGCACTGGTCGTCGCCGCGACGGCGAGCAGCATGATGCTGCTCGGCAACGGCGTCGCCCAAGCCGCGAACGACCGCGGCATCGACCCCGGGGTCCTTGATCCCGTCGACCCTCAGAACTGGGTCAACATGGACGACATGACCTGGGACGACTACACCGCCGTCCCCGGCACCGACTGGGCGAGCAAGACCGAAGGTTCGAAGCGCCACTTCAACGGTGCGATCGTGCTGGTGGACTTCGAGAACCAGGACTTCGTGATCAGCAAGAAGGAGGCGTCCGATGTGTTCGGCACTCCCTCGGGTCTGGCGAACTCGGTTCCGCGTGAAGACGTGCCGGAGTTCTACCGCGACCTGCTGAACACGCCGAGCGAGCTCAACCACGGGCGCACGATCAACGAGTACTGGATGGAGCAGACCGGCGGCCGGCTCAGCGTCGACCTCGAGGCGTTCGGACCCTATCGCCTGCCGGGCAACATCGAGGAGTACGGGCTGAACGACTCGTTCAACAAGACGAACGGCTCGAACGCGAACGTCTGCCCGCAGGGAGAGACCTGCAACAAGAACATCCGCACCGACGCGTTGGCCGCCTGGTCGGCCGCGACCGGCATCGCCGACCCGCTCGGCGAGTTCGACGAGGTGTTCTGGGTGACCGCCGGACACGACGAGTCGAGCACGTGGGAGGAGTTCGGTCAGCAGATCTTCGCGTCGAAGGAGGACGTGACCGATCCGTTCGGCCCGCCCCGCGACGAGAACGGCCTCGCGCTCGACCAGAACGGCAACAACATGCCGAACTGGTCGAAGACCCGCTACGTCGAGTGGACGAGCTGGGCGGCGGCGACCAACCACTGGCCGAACGCCAACTTCCCGGTCGTCGACAGGGACGGAAACGTCACCCGCGCCGGCAACTCGACGCAGGCCGAGTCC encodes the following:
- a CDS encoding ABC transporter permease → MTTVVEDADLAAKPVHASSGGMWRFILVRLLLIIPTVFILVTVVFFLMRLTGDPITAALGGRLTPDQLAQRIHEAGYDRPLLVQYFDYLSGVFRGDFGTTLTDHQPVTQILLTYGAATLELAFYALIVAFLLGIPFGLIAAYKRDRWQDALLRVLAILGYATPVFFIAILLKLVFAVQFDIMPVSGRASTRVELQLQALNNPSGIYLIDAFRTGNPDAVWDVLWHAVLPGLALGILTAGIFLRLVRINVIGTLGAQYVTSARSRGVGEYRLVTKHAYRPALIPVVTLMGLQIAALLAGAVLTETSFEWKGLGFMLAQYLGSRDFVAVQGIVIMIAVVVAVANFVVDVLAVLIDPRVRY
- a CDS encoding ABC transporter substrate-binding protein gives rise to the protein MSLQTSKRARILAALGAVSASAIVLAGCAGGGGNSGNDGNDGNAGAALLVGTTDKITSIDPAGSYDNGSFAVMNQIYPFLMNSKYGTADVSPDIATSAEFTTPTEYTVKLKPGLKFANGNDLTSSDVKFSFDRVVKINDPSGPATLLGNLASIDTPDDTTVVFHLKAANDQTWPQILSSPAAPIVDEQVFSADKVTPDADIVKGDAFAGQYTIDSYKINELVDFKPNKDYQGLLGKAENAGVTTKYYADASNLKLAIGNGDIDVAYRSLSPTDIADLKANNDKVKVVDGPGGEIRYIVFNFNTMPFGAKTADADPAKALAVRQAMADLIDRDKLSKDVYKDTYTPLYSYVAQGMTGANEALKGLYGDGNGGPSLDKATQTLQAAGVKTPVTLNLQYNGDHYGPSSGDEYAAMKTQLENGGLFKVNLAQTEWVQYSKDRVADVYPMYQLGWFPDYSDAGNYLAPFFSKDNFLGNHYDNKDVQALIAKEETNPDATARAEEIGQVQDLVAKDLSTLPYLQGLQVAVVGKDVQGTTLDGSFKFRYAPLHK
- a CDS encoding ABC transporter permease — its product is MPTGVMPASTLPGRPPWSDRIPVISHLKHSVGWQRAMFVVGLVLTGVFVIVAAFAPLIAPYGFAQRTVDGHDFGTLQAPNATNLLGTTVSGFDVLSRTIWGAQTALLVILCAILFSIFIGIFVGLLSGYFGGWVDRLLVVVADAIYAFPSLLLAIVMAIVISHGQSKLWGGILAAAISITVVFVPQYFRVVRSEVLRVKSEPFVESAKVIGVPTLRILVRHVLRNSMRSVPVVVTLNASEAVLTLAGLGFLGFGIEATAAAEWGYDLSRSVQDVTSHIWWTAVPPGVAIVLVVLGITLVGESLNDLSDPRLRRRRRVAKDAVDPESVDVEDGLAVARVAAEDGPDAEPVGAQDTKGTDR